A DNA window from Paenibacillus andongensis contains the following coding sequences:
- a CDS encoding MarR family winged helix-turn-helix transcriptional regulator, producing MIPHGGITYVVDKLEKKGLVERQASATDRRGSNVLLTEEGTILFNDIFPKHVTTISQNLSFVSDEVKELLTALLKKIGLGAKNL from the coding sequence ATAATTCCTCACGGTGGCATAACATATGTAGTCGATAAATTAGAGAAAAAAGGACTCGTGGAAAGGCAAGCAAGTGCTACAGATCGAAGGGGATCAAATGTCCTATTGACCGAAGAGGGAACTATTTTATTTAATGATATATTCCCTAAACATGTGACAACGATCTCGCAAAATTTGTCATTCGTAAGCGATGAAGTAAAAGAATTGCTCACTGCATTGCTAAAAAAAATCGGATTGGGCGCAAAAAATTTATAA
- a CDS encoding MarR family winged helix-turn-helix transcriptional regulator yields the protein MNFKEEQKELDLRLLRIFAKAYEAVSINIGKDVAKHNLGPETFRILELLYSKGPHTLQKISEKFSIPSGSITFVVNKLVKQGFVERQPNPQDGRASDAILTGQGKALFDEIFPKHVETISQNFSFLNNEEKEQLIGLLKKIGIGAQKL from the coding sequence ATGAACTTCAAAGAGGAACAAAAAGAATTGGACTTAAGATTGTTACGTATTTTTGCGAAAGCTTACGAAGCTGTATCTATCAACATCGGGAAAGATGTTGCAAAGCACAATCTTGGTCCTGAAACCTTTAGAATTCTGGAATTGCTTTATAGTAAAGGTCCTCATACCCTTCAAAAAATTAGTGAAAAATTTTCCATTCCGAGCGGAAGCATCACCTTTGTAGTTAACAAATTAGTCAAGCAAGGATTTGTCGAGCGGCAGCCAAACCCCCAAGATGGGAGAGCGAGTGATGCCATACTGACCGGACAAGGCAAGGCTCTATTTGATGAAATTTTCCCAAAACATGTGGAAACGATCTCTCAAAATTTTTCCTTTCTGAACAACGAAGAGAAAGAACAACTCATTGGTTTATTGAAGAAAATAGGAATAGGGGCACAGAAATTATAA
- a CDS encoding alkene reductase: MKQLFTPFRLGSYQLSHRIVMPPLTRMRAGADGVPSSLAAAYYSQRATKGGLIIAEATQISQEGQGYPQTPGIYTQNQVAGWETVTEAVKKQGAIFYLQLWHVGRISHSSLQRDGALPVAPSAIKAAGNAYTSSWKREPYETPRALELHEIEQIVADYRRAAENAKQAGFHGIEIHAANGYLLQQFLEDKTNQRNDRYGGSIENRARLLFEVLDEVAEVWPNECIGVRLSPFNDVGDIADSDPEKLYTYVIKQLAERGIGYLHLIEPQVRSGLVEEMNHEAPSSVATMFRPYFSGPLIVSGGFDADTAEQALAARTADLVAFGRAFIANPDLPKRLKLGTPLNMLDKSTIYGGFEHGYTDYPSIDDIDKNTK, from the coding sequence ATGAAACAACTATTCACTCCTTTCAGGCTTGGATCTTATCAACTGTCCCATCGAATCGTTATGCCGCCATTGACACGGATGCGCGCTGGTGCCGATGGTGTCCCATCTTCCCTAGCCGCCGCCTACTACAGTCAACGTGCGACCAAAGGCGGTCTGATCATTGCAGAAGCAACACAGATTTCACAGGAAGGACAAGGTTATCCGCAGACCCCTGGGATCTATACTCAGAATCAGGTTGCCGGTTGGGAAACCGTCACGGAAGCTGTTAAGAAGCAAGGCGCAATATTCTACCTCCAATTGTGGCATGTGGGGAGGATTTCACATTCCTCGCTACAAAGAGATGGAGCCCTTCCGGTGGCACCGTCTGCGATCAAAGCGGCTGGCAATGCCTATACAAGTAGTTGGAAACGCGAACCTTATGAAACACCGCGTGCGCTGGAACTGCATGAAATTGAGCAAATTGTAGCCGATTATCGCAGGGCTGCGGAGAATGCTAAGCAAGCTGGATTCCACGGGATCGAGATTCACGCCGCTAATGGCTATCTTCTTCAACAGTTTTTGGAAGATAAGACTAACCAACGGAATGACCGTTACGGCGGCTCGATTGAAAACCGTGCGCGCCTTCTTTTTGAAGTACTCGATGAAGTTGCAGAAGTCTGGCCGAATGAATGTATCGGTGTTCGGCTATCGCCTTTCAATGACGTCGGCGATATCGCTGACAGTGATCCTGAGAAGCTGTATACGTACGTGATCAAGCAATTGGCCGAGCGAGGTATTGGTTATTTGCACCTAATCGAGCCACAGGTTCGTTCTGGTCTGGTCGAGGAAATGAATCATGAGGCCCCATCATCTGTGGCAACGATGTTTCGTCCATATTTTTCAGGACCTTTGATCGTGTCGGGAGGATTTGACGCTGATACTGCAGAGCAAGCGCTTGCGGCTAGAACGGCAGACCTCGTTGCCTTCGGACGGGCATTTATCGCGAATCCCGATTTGCCGAAGCGCTTGAAGCTTGGTACGCCACTAAACATGCTTGATAAATCTACAATTTATGGTGGCTTTGAGCACGGCTACACCGACTATCCTAGCATCGACGATATCGATAAGAATACTAAATGA
- a CDS encoding NUDIX domain-containing protein: MMVWDQEEKVLTTIGGRLEPGESINEGLDREVMEEAGLEVTDDRIPFASWCWKETNSYIVYFLTRVKKLVEMPKGFEKTGYVIMNFSTVIEMIKAIEGRGERIEIITRAGILTVTGRIMGGGDYSTIILERVRELGG, from the coding sequence ATGATGGTTTGGGATCAGGAAGAGAAAGTATTAACAACAATTGGTGGAAGACTAGAACCTGGTGAATCAATAAATGAAGGCTTAGATCGAGAAGTAATGGAAGAGGCAGGGCTTGAAGTAACAGACGATAGAATTCCATTTGCAAGTTGGTGTTGGAAAGAGACCAACTCTTATATTGTTTACTTTTTAACACGAGTGAAGAAATTAGTAGAAATGCCTAAAGGATTTGAAAAAACGGGATATGTAATAATGAATTTTAGTACCGTAATTGAAATGATAAAGGCTATAGAAGGAAGAGGAGAAAGAATAGAAATTATTACAAGAGCGGGGATTTTAACTGTAACGGGCAGAATAATGGGGGGGGGGGACTATAGTACAATCATTTTAGAACGAGTGCGTGAATTAGGGGGTTAG
- a CDS encoding DinB family protein — translation MNGQKLLNQLEVIRMMTIKSIESITDEIADEMPTGYKNTVRWHLGHIAAFTDVFLNNFVGLSPYLSEEHIAMFKSGSKPSDWQAPPPSLEQLASLLIGQMEHIKSQLGTRNLEEKANKPLNLFGTEMESIGEVLNFCFYHEGQHLGHIKCRTNSSPLKRA, via the coding sequence ATGAACGGACAAAAATTATTAAATCAACTTGAAGTGATTCGAATGATGACGATTAAATCCATTGAATCCATTACAGACGAGATTGCGGATGAAATGCCGACAGGGTATAAAAACACCGTCCGTTGGCATCTCGGACATATCGCTGCTTTTACCGATGTTTTTCTGAATAATTTCGTGGGTTTGTCCCCTTATTTGTCCGAAGAGCATATAGCTATGTTCAAATCCGGGTCGAAGCCTTCTGATTGGCAAGCGCCACCTCCAAGTTTGGAGCAGTTGGCATCCTTGCTAATAGGGCAAATGGAGCATATTAAATCGCAACTCGGAACCCGGAATCTTGAAGAAAAAGCAAACAAGCCATTGAACCTGTTCGGCACTGAAATGGAATCTATCGGAGAGGTATTGAATTTTTGCTTTTATCATGAAGGGCAACATCTCGGGCATATAAAATGTCGTACTAATTCAAGTCCATTAAAACGTGCATGA
- a CDS encoding DJ-1/PfpI family protein, whose translation MKIAIICFDDFTDLDVFLPWDLLNRVRLVGGIADWEVKLLGTASSHVSMAGLRIPMHGMVEEANTLDAVLFASGRGVQPLFKDPAYLSRFQLSPDRQLIGSMCSGALLLGALGYLTGKRATTYPTAAVQLAAFGVEVVNESFVNNGNISTAAGCLAGQDLSAWVIDSLMGNEMTQRVLETVQPVGQGLEITL comes from the coding sequence ATGAAAATAGCTATCATTTGCTTTGATGATTTTACGGATCTTGATGTGTTCCTGCCTTGGGATTTGTTGAATAGAGTGCGATTGGTCGGTGGTATCGCCGATTGGGAAGTAAAGCTGCTGGGGACAGCATCTTCGCATGTGTCTATGGCGGGATTAAGAATCCCCATGCATGGGATGGTTGAGGAGGCGAATACATTGGATGCCGTCCTGTTCGCAAGCGGAAGAGGGGTGCAACCCTTGTTCAAGGACCCGGCTTATCTAAGCCGATTTCAGCTTTCTCCGGATCGGCAATTGATCGGATCCATGTGTTCGGGTGCTTTGCTCTTGGGAGCTTTGGGTTATTTGACAGGAAAGCGGGCTACCACTTATCCGACTGCAGCCGTACAGTTAGCCGCGTTTGGCGTAGAGGTCGTTAACGAGAGCTTTGTAAATAACGGTAACATCAGCACGGCTGCCGGGTGTTTGGCCGGACAAGATTTGTCTGCTTGGGTGATTGATTCTTTGATGGGGAATGAAATGACCCAGCGTGTTCTGGAGACGGTTCAGCCTGTCGGCCAGGGGCTTGAGATTACTTTGTAA
- a CDS encoding DoxX family protein — MKWTTRIVQGLLIVGFIMFGIMKLTGNAQQVVLFTEVFGYAKGFMYFVGACEVLGALGLAVGFRKPKITLFASLGFVLLMAGAVFSHLNAGQGMSDAAPAIILLILSLFVLIRSRLTINSV; from the coding sequence ATGAAGTGGACTACACGTATTGTACAGGGATTATTGATTGTTGGTTTTATTATGTTTGGCATTATGAAACTTACAGGGAATGCACAGCAAGTTGTACTGTTTACTGAAGTCTTTGGATACGCAAAAGGCTTTATGTATTTTGTTGGAGCTTGTGAGGTTTTGGGAGCACTAGGCTTAGCAGTTGGGTTTAGAAAGCCCAAAATCACTTTATTTGCATCGTTGGGGTTCGTATTACTGATGGCAGGTGCCGTGTTCTCCCATTTAAATGCAGGTCAAGGTATGTCAGATGCAGCACCAGCAATTATTCTTCTTATTTTAAGCTTATTTGTCTTGATTAGAAGTAGATTGACTATCAATTCAGTTTAA
- a CDS encoding catalase, with the protein MNENTGNRLCPGELPDVEHSQTVGSRGPVLEQDSMLHETLETFIHEKPLERPVHVKGCGAFGYFQTVNAMTAYTQLCFMQNAGQQVPVTVRFSLAVSNRGTPDTSRNVRGFATKFYTDQGVFDLVCNHIPVFAVRDAIRFPEFIRSLLPSPVNNLTEPERFWSFVARAPEATNFVLWLYSDVGTIKSLRHIPGHSVNTYVWENAQGVRTYVKYHWMPLAGIQYIDQREASRLSGENPDYAAKDLFDTLQAGKAVEYGLYVQLMNPQDETTLPFDPLDDTKIWDERQYPLQSVGRLVLNRNPDNYSEQVEKLAFSPANLLTGAELSDDKLLQGRSNIYWDSQRRRLGPDFRSIPINHQQHWSPDSQVTSGNGRFVEGRLERTDIPKQDDFMQAGEFYRSLAPLQQEHLFANLTGDLAQVSRETQNIVLGYLYKASAELGERVSRAIQGMTRG; encoded by the coding sequence ATGAACGAGAACACAGGAAATCGCCTCTGCCCGGGGGAGCTCCCGGATGTTGAACACTCGCAGACGGTTGGAAGTCGCGGCCCCGTGCTGGAGCAGGATAGCATGCTCCACGAAACACTGGAGACGTTTATCCATGAGAAACCGCTGGAGAGACCCGTACATGTCAAGGGCTGCGGCGCCTTCGGCTACTTCCAGACCGTAAACGCGATGACGGCCTACACGCAGCTGTGCTTCATGCAAAATGCGGGCCAGCAGGTCCCCGTCACCGTCAGATTTTCGCTTGCAGTCAGCAATCGGGGTACGCCGGATACGTCCCGCAACGTGCGCGGCTTCGCCACCAAGTTCTACACGGACCAGGGCGTATTCGATCTGGTCTGCAACCACATCCCGGTATTCGCCGTCCGGGACGCCATCCGCTTTCCGGAGTTTATCCGCTCCCTCCTGCCTTCACCCGTCAATAACCTAACCGAGCCGGAGCGGTTCTGGAGCTTCGTCGCCCGGGCGCCGGAAGCCACCAACTTCGTGCTTTGGCTATACTCTGACGTCGGCACGATTAAAAGCCTTCGCCACATCCCGGGCCACAGCGTCAATACCTACGTCTGGGAAAACGCGCAAGGCGTGCGCACCTACGTCAAATATCACTGGATGCCTCTTGCCGGCATTCAGTACATCGATCAGCGAGAAGCCTCCCGACTGTCAGGCGAGAATCCCGATTATGCCGCTAAGGATTTGTTCGATACCCTGCAGGCGGGCAAAGCGGTGGAATACGGCCTTTACGTGCAGCTGATGAACCCTCAAGACGAGACCACCCTCCCCTTCGACCCGCTGGACGATACGAAAATATGGGATGAGCGGCAGTATCCGCTGCAGTCGGTCGGCAGACTGGTCTTGAACCGCAATCCGGATAACTATAGCGAACAGGTCGAGAAGCTGGCCTTCTCCCCTGCGAACCTGCTGACAGGCGCAGAGCTGTCGGACGATAAACTGCTGCAAGGGCGCTCTAACATTTACTGGGATTCGCAGCGGCGACGGCTTGGTCCGGATTTCCGCAGCATTCCGATCAATCATCAGCAGCACTGGTCGCCGGACTCCCAAGTGACCAGCGGCAACGGAAGATTCGTGGAAGGCCGCCTCGAGCGTACGGACATCCCGAAGCAGGATGACTTCATGCAGGCGGGTGAGTTCTACCGATCGCTTGCGCCGCTGCAGCAAGAGCATTTGTTTGCGAACCTAACCGGCGATCTTGCCCAAGTCTCGCGCGAAACGCAAAACATCGTGCTCGGCTACCTGTACAAGGCTTCTGCCGAGCTTGGAGAACGGGTCTCTCGGGCCATCCAGGGAATGACCAGGGGTTGA
- a CDS encoding S-layer homology domain-containing protein produces MKSRKKLLSLSAAAVLSLTLAGQSLAATAAFTDLDQVAAKDKIISLQSQGLVSGVSNDLFQPNAPLSAAQGIQLIVKALGLNLDAIRFVKAPQATDYFAKAKNDAWYSQSFIIAANNGLKLPADLDPDQKWTKATFTKELLLALDGHSILHMMKLPVIEIKDKAEIALDDLGPVQAAIYKGIATLDANGNFHPKAEITRAQAAEMIFNALKYIHPTPHQPSAPSSNDTPRDGSSQPMIPVGGQTGQVGQTVYENTQYGFRFTLPDSWKGYTIVTDKWEGLSVGDAQGDKVVESGAKLSIHHPEWTAEQPRQDIPILVFTVDQWNELQQDKFHIGAAPIGPSELARNDKYVFALPARYNFAFPDGYQEVEGILKSNPIQPMIPIGGQTGQVGQTVYENTQYGFRFTLPDSWKRYTIVTDKWEGLYVGDAQGDKVVESGAKLSIRHPEWTAEQPRQDIPILVFTVDQWNELQQDKFHIGAAPIGASELMRNDKYVFALPARYNFAYPDGYQEVEDILKSNPIQPMK; encoded by the coding sequence GTGAAATCCCGTAAAAAACTTCTTAGCTTATCCGCTGCCGCCGTATTGTCCCTTACCTTAGCTGGGCAAAGCCTTGCTGCAACTGCAGCTTTCACCGATCTGGACCAGGTTGCGGCCAAAGATAAAATTATTTCTCTACAATCGCAGGGCCTCGTATCGGGTGTCAGCAATGACCTGTTTCAGCCCAATGCTCCTCTTTCAGCTGCGCAAGGCATTCAATTGATCGTCAAGGCGCTTGGTTTGAACTTAGACGCTATCCGATTTGTAAAAGCGCCGCAGGCCACCGACTATTTTGCAAAAGCAAAAAATGACGCATGGTACTCGCAAAGCTTCATTATCGCGGCGAATAACGGCCTGAAGCTTCCTGCCGATCTCGATCCGGATCAGAAATGGACGAAAGCGACTTTCACCAAAGAATTGCTTCTTGCGCTTGACGGTCATAGCATTTTGCACATGATGAAGCTCCCGGTAATCGAGATTAAAGACAAGGCCGAAATTGCCCTTGACGATCTCGGTCCGGTCCAAGCCGCTATTTACAAAGGAATTGCAACGCTCGACGCCAACGGCAATTTCCATCCGAAAGCGGAGATTACACGCGCGCAAGCCGCTGAGATGATTTTTAACGCGCTTAAATACATCCACCCTACTCCGCATCAACCTTCAGCGCCTTCATCCAACGACACTCCAAGGGATGGAAGCAGTCAACCGATGATCCCAGTCGGTGGACAAACGGGTCAAGTAGGCCAAACCGTCTATGAGAATACCCAATATGGCTTCCGTTTCACGCTGCCGGACAGTTGGAAAGGGTACACGATCGTAACGGACAAATGGGAGGGTCTTTCCGTAGGCGATGCGCAAGGCGATAAGGTCGTAGAAAGCGGCGCGAAACTCAGCATCCACCATCCCGAATGGACTGCTGAACAGCCTAGACAGGATATCCCTATTCTCGTCTTTACTGTCGACCAATGGAATGAGCTTCAGCAGGATAAGTTCCACATCGGCGCAGCGCCTATCGGACCAAGCGAACTGGCGCGCAATGACAAATACGTGTTCGCACTTCCGGCGCGCTATAACTTTGCCTTCCCTGATGGCTACCAAGAAGTGGAGGGCATCTTGAAGAGCAATCCGATTCAACCGATGATCCCAATCGGCGGACAAACGGGTCAAGTAGGCCAAACCGTCTATGAGAATACCCAATATGGCTTCCGTTTCACACTTCCGGACAGTTGGAAAAGGTACACGATTGTAACGGACAAATGGGAGGGTCTTTATGTAGGGGATGCGCAAGGCGATAAGGTCGTAGAAAGCGGCGCGAAACTCAGCATCCGCCATCCCGAATGGACCGCTGAACAGCCTAGACAGGATATCCCTATTCTCGTCTTTACTGTCGACCAATGGAACGAGCTTCAGCAGGATAAATTCCACATCGGCGCAGCGCCTATCGGCGCAAGCGAACTGATGCGCAATGACAAATACGTGTTCGCACTTCCAGCGCGCTATAACTTTGCCTACCCTGATGGCTACCAAGAAGTGGAAGACATCTTGAAGAGCAATCCAATTCAACCGATGAAGTAA
- a CDS encoding MFS transporter, whose product MEKVERIDRENHTSHDVSEVRKSILWIYYIFFFSVLNESVFNVSTPNIAKQFTLNPSEVSWVVTVFFIVFGVGMVVFGKLSDIFSIRKLITIGIILYSAGSVIGFALQAWYPAVIVARAIQGAGCAAIPSLVFVMVARYFSAEERGKIFGIITSTGSFAIGIGPVLGGFITESFQWAYLFLFPLPIVAAIPFFLKYFPKEGRKAGSLDIIGGVLLSITVAMLILFTTEGHWLYLAGAMVGLFLFIVQIRRAKEPFVDPSLFANSRYRNGLVIGFLIFGSVFSVLFVIPIMLNKTYGVDANTIGIVLFPGAFSAVLFGKVAGNLTVKKGSHFVNYLGLCLLAVSFLLLSSVIGLWVGYIGAALILMYIGFSFVQTALAESVTKILPVQQIGIGMGFFNMISTISGAVITALVAKMLEEKLLAFPLHPLLTESSTYLYGNLILIFSFIVAASALLYINSLGRKSRQPHYD is encoded by the coding sequence GTGGAGAAAGTGGAGAGAATAGACAGAGAGAACCATACAAGCCATGATGTATCAGAAGTCAGGAAAAGCATCCTATGGATTTATTACATCTTTTTTTTCTCTGTCCTGAATGAATCAGTGTTTAATGTATCTACACCTAATATTGCCAAGCAGTTCACGCTGAACCCGTCTGAAGTCAGTTGGGTCGTGACGGTCTTTTTTATCGTCTTCGGCGTGGGGATGGTTGTGTTCGGAAAATTGTCCGATATCTTCAGCATTAGGAAACTGATTACGATCGGAATTATCCTTTACAGCGCAGGATCGGTTATCGGCTTTGCCCTTCAGGCTTGGTACCCCGCCGTCATTGTGGCCAGGGCGATACAAGGAGCAGGCTGTGCGGCGATCCCTTCGCTCGTCTTCGTGATGGTTGCCCGATATTTCTCGGCGGAAGAACGGGGCAAGATTTTCGGCATCATCACTTCGACCGGATCCTTCGCGATCGGAATTGGGCCGGTACTTGGCGGTTTTATCACTGAATCGTTTCAATGGGCTTACCTGTTTCTCTTCCCTCTTCCCATCGTTGCAGCCATCCCTTTCTTCCTGAAATATTTTCCGAAAGAGGGGCGCAAAGCGGGCAGTCTGGACATCATCGGAGGGGTGCTGCTCAGCATTACAGTAGCTATGCTGATCCTATTTACCACAGAAGGACATTGGCTTTATTTGGCTGGGGCTATGGTTGGACTATTCCTTTTCATTGTTCAAATCCGCCGGGCAAAAGAACCGTTTGTCGATCCTTCCTTGTTCGCGAATTCGCGATATCGAAACGGTCTCGTGATCGGTTTTCTCATTTTCGGATCCGTATTCTCGGTTTTGTTCGTCATCCCGATCATGCTTAATAAAACGTACGGTGTTGACGCAAATACCATCGGTATTGTCTTGTTTCCCGGAGCTTTCAGCGCCGTTCTTTTCGGCAAAGTCGCCGGTAATTTGACTGTCAAAAAAGGGAGCCACTTCGTTAATTATTTGGGGCTATGTTTGCTCGCGGTCAGTTTTCTGCTGCTATCTTCCGTCATTGGGCTTTGGGTAGGGTACATTGGTGCCGCCCTCATCTTGATGTACATCGGATTCTCCTTCGTACAGACGGCGTTGGCGGAGAGCGTTACGAAAATTTTGCCCGTTCAACAAATCGGCATCGGGATGGGTTTTTTCAATATGATATCCACCATTTCGGGGGCTGTCATCACGGCTCTTGTTGCCAAAATGCTGGAGGAAAAGCTGCTTGCATTTCCACTGCATCCGCTCCTCACGGAATCAAGTACTTACTTGTACGGAAATTTGATTCTCATCTTCAGTTTCATCGTTGCGGCCAGCGCTCTGTTATATATCAACAGCTTAGGCAGAAAATCTCGGCAGCCTCACTACGATTGA
- a CDS encoding NADPH-dependent FMN reductase has translation MLNIGVILGSTRPGRNGEAVARWVTDVAKKRNDANFELVDLADYNLPLLDEPIPAAMGQYSKPHTIAWSQKINSFDGFVFVTPEYNHATSGALKNAIDFLFHEWKDKAAGFVGYGGTGGARAIENLRLIVGELHMADVRAQVGLSLMTDFENFSVFKPAPHQEAAVNAMLDQVIAWSGALKTLR, from the coding sequence ATGTTAAACATAGGAGTTATTCTTGGAAGTACACGCCCAGGACGCAACGGTGAAGCAGTAGCCCGCTGGGTGACCGATGTTGCAAAGAAACGCAACGATGCTAATTTCGAGCTTGTGGATCTTGCCGATTACAATCTACCGTTGTTGGACGAACCGATCCCTGCTGCAATGGGCCAATATAGCAAGCCGCATACGATTGCTTGGTCGCAGAAAATTAATTCCTTTGACGGCTTCGTATTCGTTACACCGGAGTATAATCATGCAACTTCCGGCGCTTTAAAGAATGCCATTGATTTTCTTTTTCATGAATGGAAGGATAAAGCAGCAGGCTTTGTCGGCTATGGCGGCACCGGCGGCGCACGTGCAATCGAGAATCTCAGACTCATCGTCGGAGAGCTCCATATGGCCGATGTACGCGCACAAGTAGGGCTTTCGCTTATGACAGATTTTGAAAACTTTAGCGTCTTCAAGCCTGCTCCTCATCAGGAAGCTGCAGTCAACGCGATGCTCGACCAAGTTATCGCTTGGAGCGGCGCATTGAAAACATTGCGTTGA
- a CDS encoding tyrosine-type recombinase/integrase, which produces MDKRIPKFLIEEDVIHLKITCRSHREHALLEFLYCTGCRVGEVQKINIEDVNWENCSAIVNGKGSKQREVYFTTECKVWLKRYLESRGDTCKALFVTETNPTRRLTIPTIRWSLKKLAQRGKITASVYPHRFRHTYACQLLDNGAPLEFIQGMLGHEKASTTQIYAQLRGERRRELYRRYF; this is translated from the coding sequence ATGGACAAACGTATTCCGAAATTTCTAATTGAGGAGGATGTTATTCATCTTAAGATTACCTGTCGATCTCACCGTGAGCATGCTCTATTGGAATTTCTATACTGCACGGGCTGCCGCGTTGGAGAAGTGCAGAAAATAAACATTGAGGACGTGAACTGGGAGAACTGTTCAGCAATTGTGAATGGTAAGGGTTCTAAACAAAGAGAGGTTTATTTTACTACCGAGTGTAAGGTTTGGTTAAAGAGATACCTGGAGAGTCGTGGAGATACCTGTAAAGCATTGTTTGTCACCGAAACGAATCCGACCCGTCGATTGACTATCCCAACAATACGTTGGTCTTTAAAAAAACTAGCACAGCGTGGGAAAATTACTGCCAGTGTATATCCTCATCGATTCCGTCACACCTATGCCTGTCAATTGCTAGATAACGGTGCTCCACTTGAATTTATTCAGGGTATGCTTGGGCATGAAAAAGCATCTACTACACAGATTTATGCGCAGTTGCGTGGAGAGCGCAGGAGAGAATTATATCGCCGATATTTTTAG
- a CDS encoding enoyl-CoA hydratase/isomerase family protein produces the protein MSELTQLTIDRKNSYYWRVTFNNPPLNLIDDNTIPEYMRLLELAEADQELKVIVFDSANPDFFISHFTPAAGTKNLLTPRPDGLLPWAHFASQLSKLPVVTISAIRGRARGIGSEFVLATDIRFASLEKAILSQFEIGLGLFPGGGGLEQLPRVVGRARALEIALSADDYDAATAERYGWVNRAIPDAEFENFVERFAQRVASFDKRAITEIKHLVNIRHDLPTAQELDESMKIFFSAYNWEGPPKRIPILTKHGHGTYSDLELNYGKVLGEIDFNNEISQ, from the coding sequence ATGTCCGAATTAACGCAGCTAACGATTGATCGTAAAAACTCTTACTATTGGAGAGTTACTTTTAACAATCCGCCTCTAAATTTGATTGATGATAACACAATCCCTGAGTATATGAGGCTTTTGGAACTGGCTGAGGCTGATCAAGAGCTTAAAGTCATCGTGTTTGACAGCGCAAATCCAGATTTCTTCATTTCTCACTTCACCCCGGCTGCTGGAACGAAAAACCTGCTGACCCCTCGTCCAGACGGGTTGCTGCCGTGGGCTCATTTTGCTTCTCAACTGTCTAAACTCCCTGTTGTGACAATTTCCGCCATCCGTGGGCGAGCACGCGGTATCGGATCGGAATTTGTTCTTGCGACAGATATTCGTTTCGCCAGCTTGGAAAAAGCAATTCTAAGTCAATTTGAAATCGGACTCGGACTGTTCCCTGGTGGTGGCGGCCTGGAACAACTCCCAAGAGTCGTTGGCCGCGCTCGCGCGCTGGAAATCGCGCTTAGCGCCGACGATTACGATGCTGCTACGGCCGAGCGTTATGGTTGGGTCAACCGTGCGATCCCAGATGCTGAGTTTGAAAATTTCGTAGAACGGTTCGCGCAACGTGTGGCTTCCTTCGATAAACGAGCTATTACCGAAATCAAGCATCTTGTAAACATTCGTCACGATTTGCCGACTGCGCAGGAGCTTGATGAATCTATGAAAATCTTTTTCAGTGCCTACAATTGGGAAGGTCCTCCTAAACGTATTCCTATCCTCACTAAACATGGCCACGGCACATACAGCGATCTCGAACTCAATTACGGTAAAGTTCTTGGCGAAATCGACTTCAACAATGAAATAAGCCAATAG